A window of Salmo trutta chromosome 5, fSalTru1.1, whole genome shotgun sequence contains these coding sequences:
- the LOC115193466 gene encoding olfactory receptor 7D2-like yields the protein MTLFLFPVMVNSYLLITLKSSDSFSWRPRYTLLKNLIVSDLLLSLALSSTVLRCLLTRHTLVFGGWCLLQVTVCSTGILCSLLTLTLMAVERFIFICHGLRYMVILTSRRLRLAIALTWVLSVTVAAVRVCLLLSGQTSFGRAIPGLLCNPIIMDKLPGLHWAMKMFHTVTIIVVLLVCILTFSICYRRMYQAARRAVEPFHSDNSLARHTITFYSFMFFLQLLPIMGNIARLVLRKTNVHDTS from the coding sequence ATGACTCTTTTCCTCTTCCCTGTGATGGTGAACAGCTACCTGCTGATCACGCTGAAGAGCTCAGATAGCTTCTCCTGGCGGCCTCGCTATACTCTGCTGAAGAATCTGATCGTCAGTGACCTCctgctgtctctcgctctgtcgtcCACTGTGCTCCGCTGCCTGTTGACCAGGCACACACTGGTGTTTGGAGGCTGGTGCCTTTTGCAGGTCACTGTCTGTAGCACAGGCATCCTATGCTCTCTGCTCACTCTGACCCTCATGGCCGTGGAGCGTTTCATCTTTATATGCCACGGCCTCCGTTACATGGTCATCTTGACTTCCAGGCGACTACGTCTGGCCATAGCGCTGACCTGGGTACTTTCAGTGACCGTAGCTGCTGTCCGAGTTTGTCTTCTACTCTCTGGACAGACCTCTTTTGGCAGAGCCATTCCAGGGCTACTATGCAATCCCATAATTATGGATAAACTACCTGGCCTTCACTGGGCAATGAAGATGTTCCACACAGTCACCATCATTGTTGTACTTCTCGTCTGCATCTTGACCTTCTCCATCTGCTACAGACGCATGTACCAAGCGGCCCGCAGAGCCGTGGAACCCTTCCACTCTGACAATAGTCTCGCCCGTCACACCATCACCTTCTATTCCTTCATGTTCTTCCTGCAGCTGCTGCCCATCATGGGGAATATAGCCAGATTGGTGCTAAGGAAAACCAATGTCCATGACACCTCCTGA